The following proteins are co-located in the Cyprinus carpio isolate SPL01 chromosome B19, ASM1834038v1, whole genome shotgun sequence genome:
- the LOC109068498 gene encoding tripartite motif-containing protein 16-like, producing the protein MAEASVFSVEQFSCPVCLDLLKDPVTIHCGHSYCMSCITDCWDQEDQKRVYSCPQCRQTFSPRPALGKNNMLAEVVEKLKKTKLKAAVPAGPGDVECDICTGRKHKAVKSCLVCLESYCQTHFERHEEFHSGKRHKVIDATGRLQQMICQKHEKLLEVFCRTDQQCVCMLCAMDEHKNHETVSTAAERTEKEKHLKETQSEIQQRIQQRQKDLEQLREAVESHKRSAQTAVEDSERIFTELIRSIERSRSEVTQRIRDQEKTAVSRAEGQMERLEQEIEDLKKRNTELEQLSHTEDHIHFLQSLQCLSAPPESTENISVSFLFSFDGVRESVCQLRLKLEDDFCKEEMKKISVTHSNIVPRTREDFLQYSHQFTLDPNTAYKHLSLSEENRVVTYTHTPQPYPDHPDRFDVHDQVLCRESVSGHCYWELEWSGGGVYISVSYKSISRKGSGNQCAFGCNDQSWRLSCSPSSFSFWHNNKETELPVPSSCRRIGVYVDHRAGTLSFYSVSDTMNLIHTVQTTFTQTLYPGFYVWGSVRLSDLTT; encoded by the exons ATGGCTGAAGCCAGTGTTTTTTCAGTGGAGCAGTTCAGctgtccagtgtgtctggatctcctgaaggatcctgtgactaTACattgtggacacagttactgtatgagctgcattacagactgctgggatcaagaggatcagaagagagtctacagctgccctcagtgcagacagaccttcagtccaagacctgctttaggaAAAAACAacatgctggctgaagtggtggagaaactgaagaagaccaaACTAAAAGCTGCTGTTCCTGCTGGACCTGGAGACGTGGAGTGTGAcatctgtactggaagaaaacacaaagctgtcaagtcctgtctggtgtgtctggaATCTTACTGTCAAACTCACTTTGAGCGTCATGAAGAGTTTCATTCAGGAAAGAGACACAAAGTGATtgatgccactggacgactgcagcaGATGATCTgtcagaaacatgagaagctTCTGGAGGTTTTCTGTCGTACTGACCAGCAATGTGTTTGCATGCTGTGTGCAatggatgaacataaaaaccatgagACTGTATCAACTGCAGCAGAGAGGACAGAGAAAGAG AAACACTTGAAGGAGACACAGAGTGAaatccagcagagaatccagcagagacaGAAAGATCTTGAGCAGCTGAGAGAggctgtggagtctcataag cgctctgcacagacagcagtggaggacagtgagaggatctttactgagctcatccgctccattgagagaagccgctctgaggTGACACAGCGGATCAGAGATCAGGagaagactgcagtgagtcgagctgaaggacaaatggagcgactggagcaggagattgaagatctgaagaagagaaacactgagctggagcagctttcacacacagaaGATCACATCCATTTCCTGCAG agtcttcagtgtctctcagctcctcctgaatctacagaaaACATCTCTGTCagtttcctcttttcttttgatGGTGTGAGAGAATCTGTCTGTCAGCTGAGACTCAAACTGGAGGatgatttctgcaaagaggagatGAAAAAGATATCTG TCACTCACAGTaacattgttcccagaaccagagaggacttcctacaat attcGCATCAGTTCACTCTGGATCCAAACACTGCATATAAACACCTCTCTCTGTCTGAAGAGAACAGAGTAGTGACTTATACTCACACACctcagccgtatcctgatcatccagacagatttgatgttcatgatcaggtgttgtgtagagagagtgtgagtggacACTGTTACTGGGAGCTTGAGTGGAGTGGGGGTGGTgtgtatatatcagtgtcatataagagcatcagcaggaagggatctGGTAATCAGTGTGCATTTGGATGTAATGATCAGTCGTGGAGACTGTCCTGCTCTCCCTCTAGTTTCTCATTCTGGCACAATAACAAAGAGACTGAACTCCCTGTTCCCTCCAGCTGcaggagaataggagtgtatgtggatcacagagcaggaactctgtccttctacagcgtctctgacacaatgaacctcatccacacagtccagaccacattcactcagacgctctatcctgggttttatGTTTGGGGTTCAGTCAGACTCTCTGATCTGACAACATAA
- the LOC109098458 gene encoding sterile alpha motif domain-containing protein 3-like, which yields MISYLFQGSFKKQAKFNKFVHEMKEVVTITLETVPAESYQQTSTTEINATSGRLPSGFAIPLFPRDLQAKLDNKEPCQKSSKDRHRIIRVLHEAMIEHTMYPTNAEYVQVAKALIVKYPFLKDLEGNGYHTWHQSLKRKFKAEHAPLVHDDEVRKSKEKFGHKKVRL from the exons ATGATCTCATATTTATTTCAAGGCTCCTTTAAAAAACAGGCCAAGTTTAACAAATTTGTACACGAAATGAAGGAGGTGGTAACAATAACACTAGAAACCGTGCCAGCAGAATCCTATCAACAAACTTCGACTACAGAAAT AAATGCAACTAGTGGTAGACTGCCTTCTGGATTTGCCATTCCACTATTTCCTAGAGATCTTCAGGCCAAGCTTGATAACAAAGAACCATGCCAGAAGTCCTCTAAGGATAGACACAGAATCATTAGAGTTCTTCATGAAGCCATGATAGAACACACAAT GTATCCAACCAATGCAGAATATGTGCAGGTGGCAAAAGCACTTATCGTGAAATACCCTTTCCTAAAGGATCTTGAAGGGAATGGCTAT CACACTTGGCACCAGTCCCTCAAACGCAAATTTAAAGCTGAGCATGCACCTCTGGTCCATGATGATGAGGTAAGAAAGAGTAAGGAGAAGTTTGGGCACAAAAAAGTGAGACTCTGA